CAGCCTGGCCCTGTCCGGACTGCATCTGGGCTTTGTCTTGACCCTGGGGTGGGCGGCAGCCCGGGGGATTGGATATTTCCGGCCCGGGATATTCCTTGTCCTTCCCCGCCCGTTGATGAGCATTGCCCTGGGCGCACCTCTGGTCATCGCGTATCTCTGGCTGGGACAGGGCCGGGAGTCCCTGGTCCGGGCCGCACTGATGTTCTTTTTCTGGGCGGTTTTGTTGCTCGCCGGACGGAGCAAGGCCCTTCTGGACGGGCTCTTCTTCGCCCTTTTGGTCTTTCTGATCTGGGATCCCCTGGCTGTCTTCTCCCTGGGCTGGCAGCTGTCCATGGTTGCCGTGGCCGGGATCCTGCTCCTGTGGCCTTTGATCGGGACACGGTTCGATGCCCAGCGTTCAGGAGTCCGAAAGGCCCTTTCCGGTCTGCTGTCCGTCTTTCTGCTCAGTCTCACGGCCAACATCGCCCTCCTGCCTCTGCTCATGGCCGACTTCGGCCAGCTGAGCCCGCATATCTATCTGAACATGCTCTGGCTCCCGGTGCTTGGGTTCTGCGTTTTGCCCCTGGGTCTTGTGGGGATGAGCGTATCGGTGTGTCCAGGGATGAGCTGGCTTGGAAACAGGGCCATGCATCTGGCCGGGGATATTCTGGAGATGATGAGCGGTCTTTTAAAGTGGCTTAATGCCCAGGGATGGCTGGAGGTTGTTGTGACGCCCAGGCCGGGATGGGCGGAGTGCGTGGGATACTGGCTGCTTTTGGGGGCGGTGATTGCCGCCGCCCGGAGCACGAGCGCGAAAAATGTCCTGGCGGGCGGGCTGGGGCTGGGCATGATCGCCGTCCCCTGGCTGACTGCCGGCAGTCCCGACCAGGGAGGCGCGGTCCGGCTCCGGGTCCTGGATGTGGGCCAGGGCCAGGCGGTATGCCTGAAGAGTCCGGAGGGCGAACGGGTCCTCATCGACGGGGGAGGGTCATGGAATCCGGACTTCGACCTGGGCCGGTACGCCCTGAGCCCGGCCTTGACCTATCGGGCCCTGCCCAGGGTGGATACCGTGGTCCTGACCCATCCGGACTTCGATCACCTGCGGGGGCTGTTCTATATCCTCAGGCATTACCATGTCGGGCGCTTCGTGTTCAACGGACAATGGCCCACGGGAGAGGACAGGCGGACTCTGGAAGAGATCATCAGCCGCAAGGAATTTGGCCTGCACAAAGCCCGGGCCGGGGACCGGCTGCAAATCGGAGATGACCTAAACCTGGAGGTCCTGCATCCAGGCCGTATTTCTGCAGAAACAGAGGACAACGATGCCTCCCTGGTGCTGCGGGTCTGCCATCAGGGGAAAGG
This region of Desulfovermiculus halophilus DSM 18834 genomic DNA includes:
- a CDS encoding DNA internalization-related competence protein ComEC/Rec2, with translation MTKTRGPFADLLPWQWAALFALCGVFALEYPVAGITAGALLAGLMFLARPLPLALSWALAAFVLGTLWVWLHAPGTPPSMPEWMKDRTQAEVRARVHAVRFKPENRIQILLSDVHCRGQGFEQVLPGMTVLTWQDPPRIPAPGQEIRARLRIKPIDGFDNFHTWDSRAYWARQGVFHRSFVKGEADPPIRIHGDPGTLWTWRQALRSRVLAATEPGPGQGLLLALLMADRSKLEYETLDLVRRASLAHSLALSGLHLGFVLTLGWAAARGIGYFRPGIFLVLPRPLMSIALGAPLVIAYLWLGQGRESLVRAALMFFFWAVLLLAGRSKALLDGLFFALLVFLIWDPLAVFSLGWQLSMVAVAGILLLWPLIGTRFDAQRSGVRKALSGLLSVFLLSLTANIALLPLLMADFGQLSPHIYLNMLWLPVLGFCVLPLGLVGMSVSVCPGMSWLGNRAMHLAGDILEMMSGLLKWLNAQGWLEVVVTPRPGWAECVGYWLLLGAVIAAARSTSAKNVLAGGLGLGMIAVPWLTAGSPDQGGAVRLRVLDVGQGQAVCLKSPEGERVLIDGGGSWNPDFDLGRYALSPALTYRALPRVDTVVLTHPDFDHLRGLFYILRHYHVGRFVFNGQWPTGEDRRTLEEIISRKEFGLHKARAGDRLQIGDDLNLEVLHPGRISAETEDNDASLVLRVCHQGKGLALIPGDIEQPGIADLLDSGRDMRADVLVVPHHGSRGSLSQELYQRVDPEIAVASCGFLNIFHFPHPEVGQALGRAGVPLYSTSRAGEVRVEWDPRSLEMGSVRTRLGDEGPVFQRLTAWGAGNYR